From the Amia ocellicauda isolate fAmiCal2 chromosome 12, fAmiCal2.hap1, whole genome shotgun sequence genome, the window TGGCAGGCTGTTATAAACTCTGCTTCAATCCCAGTTCAGTCTCTGTGCCCCCCATTCCCACTCTAAGCTGGGCcccggggcgggggggggggggggctggggcAGTCCGAGATCCTGCTGGTGTTGAATCTGgggaagtctctctctctctctctctcacacacacacacacacacacacacacacacacttgtacacTGTTATAAACATTACAGTTGTCTGTGTGGGTCACCACTTTGCCCTTAGTTTGTTGGCCCGCCCTGTGGAAAGCCAGCTGTGGCCCCGAGCCAGCTGTCCTGGTAACTTCCAGTAAGAGACTCTCTGTGTCCAAGAACAACACTGGAACTGGACCCTgatccctctgtctctccctctccttttctatctctgtctctctcaccctctgTCTGCGTGTCTCTCTCAATGtctatctctgtctgtctccctctgtatctgtgtttctctctctcaattcaattaaattatacaaacttGTATTGTCATGACTAGGTTACAttggtattgccaaagcagtgaCAGATACGTCTAGTGCTCAGGAACAAGGCAATGGGGAACAATATATAGTCATTGTACATTTAacactctctgtgtctgtgtcctgtgtctctctgtgtgtcactgtttctctgtgtgtgtgtctctctccgtctccccaCGTTCTTGAAGAATCCAGGTTCAAATAGACTCCAGTCAAATtgagagagagcaagaaaaTTAGAAAATGATAAAAATGCTAATAACATATTTCAGGGTTTGAGGTTCAGAGTCTCTTTCAGGCGTAACATCTCTGCTAACTTATTGTCAACACTGTGCTGCCAACTCCATCTCTCCAGACAGCAGCCTTGCTCTGTGTGAGGAGGGCAAGGCAGGAGCCAATCAACACACTGATCTGTGTCACATGACTCTGTTGGGTCCTGTGCATAAACAGTCAATATGGCCACCACCCAAGGGGCAGTTTAGATTTCCACTCAGAAcaagtatataattttaatctATGGTTCAAATGTGTAGTCCTGACACTATCCTATGCCAAAGGGACCTCTTTTCTGTATTTTGCAAATATATgtgatgtacactcacctaaaggattattaggaacacctgttcaatttctcatgaatgcaattatctaaccaaccaatcacatggcagttgcttcaatgcatttaggggtgtggtcctggtcaagacaatctcctgaactccaaactgaatgtctgaatgggaaagaaaggtgatttaagcaattttgagcgtggcatggttgttggtgccagacgggccggtcagagtatttcacaatctgctcagttactgggattttcacgcacaatcatttctagggtttacaaagaatggtgtgaaaagggaaaaacatccagtatgcggcagtcctgtgggcgaaaatgccttgttgatgctagaggtcagaggagaatgggccgactgattcaagctgatagaagagcaactttgactgaaataaccactcgttacaaccgaggtatgcagcaaagcatttgtgaagccacaacacgtacaaccttgaggcggatgggctacaacagcagaagaccccaccgggtaccactcatctccactacaaataggaaaaagaggctacaatttgcacaagctcaccaaaattggacagttgaagactggaaaaatgttgcctggtctgatgagtctcgatttctgttgagacattcagatggtagagtcagaatttgtcgtaaacagaatgagaacatggatccatcatgccttgttaccactgtgcaggctggtggtggtggtgtaatggtgtgggggatgttttcttggcacactttaggccccttagtgccaattgggcatcgtttaaatgccacggcctacctgagcattgtttctgaccatgtccatccctttatgaccaccatgtacccatcctctgatggctacttccagcaggataatgcaccatgtcacaaaggtcgaatcatttcaaattggtttcttgaacatgacaatgagttcactgtactaaactggcccccacagtcaccagatctcaacccaatagagcatctttgggatgtggtggaacgggagcttcgtgccctggatgtgcatcccacaaatctccatcaactgcaagatgctatcctatcaatatgggccaacatttctaaagaatgctttcagcaccttgttgaatcaatgccacgtagaattaaggcagttctgaaggcgaaagggggtcaaacacagtattagtatggtgttcctaataatcctttaggtgagtgtattgtaATTAACCTTACTTGGCCTGTACATGTAGTGCTACCACCTTTAATAACCTGGTAAGGGTTGGATAACTAACCCATGAAGTTAAGCAGGCAGTTACAGTGACTATAAAACACCAGGAGGTGGCTATGGCTTACAAATGTCTCCTTACTTATGATAGAAATTTGAAATGAGAGGTGAGTTGAAACATGTGGCATGTACGTATGATATGAATGTATAAGGGTTGGGATAAATGTAATGGTAATGTGTAAGTGATGGAGACAGTGTTGGTATGTTGAAAAATGTACCTAGCATGTCACTTGTACAGATGGGTGTATTTTTGGGTTGGTATTATGGTGTAATTAGAAAATGGAAGGAAATGTGTCTGCAGATAAGGAAAGAATTGATAGAAATGATTAGTTTTGTGCAGTTTGACAGGAAGGCAGTGTTTTtttcaataatttatttaatcttcaTTCCTCCAGGTAAACCAAGTGAGGACAAATTcttattttcaaaatcaacCCGGCCGAAACATTGATACAGTTAAATTACAAAGCACACTCCAGTAAGACACAGTACAGGGCATGTGGCAATTAAATCTAATAAGAGAGATGTATAAAATGACAGAATTAGGCAGTGCAATTTTGCAGATGTCAATCAGCAAAGAGTTAGGCCTCTAATGAAAGACGCCAGTGACAGAGCTGCGATTTGGATTAGGGCCGCAGCTTGCCCTCAGTCACAGTATCTGCCCTGTGTGGGTGGACAGGGTTCAGGATGTGgactgtaaatgttttaaacatttgaatgttGTCTTTATTTCAAGATGATGTCATTCGCAGAGGAGAAGCATTCAATTCATTCACTCAATCAACTGATCAGACCAGgtcagtcagtgggaactgGGCTGGAACAGAAGACCGGGGACACTGCGGCCCCCAGGAGCCTGAGAGCCCTTCTACAGTCAAAAGACTAAGACCATCTTTACCCTGGAGTTGAAGCCACTACTGTGTATCTACAGCAGAGATTGGAATATTTCTCAGACACCCAAAACAGGCCCCTGTggtacatttaaaacacaaggGCTGCATTTCAAATGTGTTGCCATCTATAATTCATGCTTTTatttggtatttattttatatggtaGAGATGAAATTTTCGTGGGTAGAGATGGAATCACagtaacagagagagagagagagagagagaaagagagagggagggagggagggagggagcgctACACAGTTACTGAAGATTGTTGCTGGCTGCACTGCCAGCTCTTGGACAGGCCAGGTAACAGCACTGGACTGCACCTCTCAGACCAACTTGTTAACCAATTTTCATTACTGAACAGCGGCAGAAGACTCTGAGATTAAAAACAGCACCAACACACAGTGTGACAATCCCAAGCTTTTTATTGACTTTTACAGGAACTGTTTGTGTAGTTTTGTGATAATTGCAGCTTAATTGTGTGATAGTGTCCATTGCGATACATTGTTTTACATTGTACTACATTATGTTTGCTGTCCTTTAAACTGAGAGGGCAATCTCTGCCCCTCTCTCATCTCCCCCTACCCCTGTCTCTCCCCCCCATCTCCCCCAAATCTTTCTCTACcactctctccaccaccccctcctctccctACCCTGGTCTCACTCCCCcccaatttctctctctctctctctctcccatagCCCCATGCTGGGATCGGCCACTCGTCCGATGAACAGCGGCACACCCGCTCCCTCACTCCACAGCACCAGGATGAAGGGATGGAGGGCGGAGAAGTGAGGGAGGGATGTATAGGAAGAGTTTGACGCTCCTTCCCCCACTACCCCATCCTCGGAGAGTGAGACCAGAGTACGGTGCTTGGAgtcggagagagagagggggagggaggaggagagaccACACAGGTTAGGGGTGTCGAAGAGATCCTCCAGACCTGAGATGAAGAGAGAGGGGTTGTTagtacagtatacactcacctaaaggattattaggaacaccatactaatactgtgtttgaccccctttcgccttcagaactgccttaattctacgtggcattgattcaacaaggtgctgaaagcattctttagaaatgttggcccatattgataggatagcatcttgcagttgatggagatttgtgggatgcacatccagggcacgaagctcccgttccaccacatcccaaagatgctctattgggttgagatctggtgactgtgggggccagtttagtacagtgaactcattgtcatgttcaagaaaccaatttgaaatgattcgacctttgtgacatggtgcattatcctgctggaagtagccatcagaggatgggtacatggtggtcataaagggatggacatggtcagaaacaatgctcaggtaggccgtggcatttaaacgatgcccaattggcactaaggggcctaaagtgtgccaagaaaacatcccccacaccattacaccaccaccaccagcctgcacagtggtaacaaggcatgatggatccatgttctcattctgtttacgacaaattctgactctaccatctgaatgtctcaacagaaatcgagactcatcagaccaggcaacatttttccagtcttcaactgtccaattttggtgagcttgtgcaaattgtagcctctttttcctatttgtagtggagatgagtggtacccggtggggtcttctgctgttgtagccattccgcctcaaggttgtacgcgttgtggcttcacaaatgctttgctgcatacctcggttgtaacgagtggttatttcagtcaaagttgctcttctatcagcttgaatcagtcggcccattctcctctgacctctagcatcaacaaggcattttcgcccacaggactgccgcatactggatgtttttcccttttcacaccattctttgtaaaccctagaaatggttgtgcgtgaaaatcccagtaactgagcagattgtgaaatactcagaccggcccgcctggcaccaacaaccatgccacgctcaaaattgcttaaatcacctttctttcccattcagacattcagtttggagttcaggagattgtcttgaccaggaccacacccctaaatgcattgaagcaactgccatgtgattggttggttagataattgcattaatgagaaattgaacaggtgttcctaataatcctttaggtgagtgtatgttagtATATGaccactgactgactgcctgcCTGATATTCTACATTCTACATTATATGCCCCATGAAAGAAAACCTGCATGGGCCCCACCTCTCTATGGCCCTCTCGCTCTCAGGGCCCCCTGAATCATCACCTTTTAACCCTTTACCACGCTGCTGCactcacacaatacacacacagtacacaaacacacacacctaaacACACTTACCCAGTGACCGGAGCAGCTTTGAGTCAGACTCCCACTCCAGACTGAGACGAGGCAAGACCACCTTGGCAACCTGGGGGTCTGCAGTCACCATGGAGACGGCCAGTTTCCGTAGAGCTGTTGCCCCCCCATCCCCCGTCAGTCCTTGCTCCACCTCCCTGAGAGAAGcgagggaggcagagagagggaggaggaagagagcaCTGACTCCATCAGAGAGGGGGAGCCGGGCCAcctgagatagagagaggggttaatacactgattgactgattggctgactccccacccctccctctctctgtgtaccTGTGCTTGGAAGTGCTCACTGCGCTGCAGTGTGATGTTGTGCACAATGCTGTTCATCAGGGGCACATGCACTCTCACCCCGCCCATGGCAATGAACTCCCCCACCTTCGTCTCAGAGAGCTCAAACCCCTCCTGCCACTGCCCTGAGAGAgcgagggaaagggagagggtGGTAAGTAGAGTACGTTACAGTACCTCCTAGTGCAGAGCCAGCTCCAGTGCAGTGCTGTTACCTTGCCTATACACTGGGTGGCAGTGCAGGCAGCATAAATCCTCCGTAACTGTGTAaagctccctctctctgtctctccgtctctctgtgtctctctcttgctgtatctctctctctctctctctctctctgtctctgtctctcgctgtatctctctctgtctttttctctcacaggacaacataaaacaacagcaacaacaacaacagtaataataataataataataataataataataataataaaaatcacagtatactactactaccaatGATAACAGAAGTTTGAGTATAACAACAATATctataacaatattaataacagtaAGAATAGCACCTCAGTACCATTGTAATGCGCAATGTCCAGTAGCAGAAGCTGTGTATTTTTGGGCACAGAGTGCAGCAGGTGGGTGATTTGCCCATTGGTCTTCTTCGATGCCCAATCATTGATCAGCTTCACGTTCACCTCAGTCAGAGGCTCAGGCGCCCCCTCATAGAACTCCTGCGTTTGGTTGATGAAGAAGTCATGCAGAATCAGCTCTAAGACAGACAGCAGGGACAGACAATCAGAGATTGaatctgtcagtcagtctgtcaatgtgtcagtcagtctgtgtatcagtgtatcagtcagttagTATT encodes:
- the LOC136764434 gene encoding plasma protease C1 inhibitor — its product is MYILLCLCTVLLLIEGSTVPIYGQAGQSFQLDCGSGSSLSTNFSWSYSPLPTSSSPHRLFSTLYPPAGHPQFPGVTFTAFGSVLIIANLSKSDEGRYHCHAVRETEVKIEDFDLLLRESHSPNCHADPPSPWPQCKEGPSASGEETLSAALTHLALRLYNLASTRHWDNLFFSPVSITRALAHLLLGARGHTRSVLERALSLPQDFYCIHEKMRRLEGELGKSFMSDSRIYYTPELILHDFFINQTQEFYEGAPEPLTEVNVKLINDWASKKTNGQITHLLHSVPKNTQLLLLDIAHYNGQWQEGFELSETKVGEFIAMGGVRVHVPLMNSIVHNITLQRSEHFQAQVARLPLSDGVSALFLLPLSASLASLREVEQGLTGDGGATALRKLAVSMVTADPQVAKVVLPRLSLEWESDSKLLRSLGLEDLFDTPNLCGLSSSLPLSLSDSKHRTLVSLSEDGVVGEGASNSSYTSLPHFSALHPFILVLWSEGAGVPLFIGRVADPSMGLWEREREREIGGE